Proteins found in one Candidatus Binatia bacterium genomic segment:
- the nuoL gene encoding NADH-quinone oxidoreductase subunit L — MTATLTLLRYIPLFPLLGAAVNIFFGARLGRKSAGFLACAAVALSFLVSLQVFLLLSPTGVFRDTVFTWIDSEPFKASLSFQADPLTVVMLLVITGIGFLIHVYSLGYMAHDEGMIRYFAYLNLFVFFMSLLVLADNLLVLFVGWEGVGLCSYLLIGFWYRDHTNTIAGNKAFIVNRIGDFGFILGLLLLFWEMSRHGVPSLNFSDLRQAAHLLRPEIVALVTLLFFTGATGKSAQIPLYVWLPDAMQGPTPVSALIHAATMVTAGVYMTARLNFLFTLAPETLAVVAAIGALTAIFAATIAVAQNDIKRVLAYSTVSQLGYMFLAVGVGAFSAAVFHLFTHAFFKACLFLGSGSVIHALDGEQDMRKMGGLRRHLPVTYWTYLIAALAISGAPLTAGFFSKDRILWEVYASRSIALWGMAWLTAGLTAFYMFRQFFMVFHGPSRVPEPSRSHIHESPRVMTAPLIVLALGSIFAGWLATPEFMWGGVWDHWLQPVFGGPKAAEHHALSEELFLMALTVGLGALGALVAYFLYGRDSKIAERIAAGALYRWLGNKYYVDELYDRLFVQPFTAWSNWLARRFDPGFIDGIVNGVAASVRARSLSWRRLQSGNVQHYLFAFLAGTLLIFAYFLRW; from the coding sequence ATGACGGCAACTTTGACTCTACTTCGTTACATACCGCTTTTTCCACTGCTTGGCGCCGCGGTCAATATCTTTTTCGGGGCGCGGTTGGGCCGCAAATCCGCCGGCTTTCTCGCCTGCGCTGCCGTGGCGTTATCGTTCCTCGTTTCACTCCAGGTTTTCTTGCTTTTGTCACCGACGGGGGTCTTTCGCGATACGGTCTTTACTTGGATCGATTCGGAGCCGTTCAAAGCGAGCCTTTCTTTTCAGGCGGATCCCTTGACCGTGGTCATGCTGCTCGTCATCACCGGGATCGGTTTTCTCATCCACGTTTATTCGTTGGGCTACATGGCCCACGACGAAGGCATGATCCGCTACTTCGCGTATCTCAATCTCTTCGTTTTTTTTATGTCGCTCTTGGTCCTGGCCGACAACCTGCTCGTCCTCTTTGTCGGCTGGGAAGGAGTCGGTCTCTGCTCGTATCTCCTGATCGGCTTCTGGTACCGGGACCACACCAACACGATCGCCGGGAACAAGGCCTTCATCGTGAACCGCATCGGCGACTTCGGCTTTATCCTGGGCCTCCTGCTGCTCTTCTGGGAAATGAGCCGCCACGGCGTGCCGTCGCTTAACTTCTCCGACTTGCGCCAGGCGGCCCATCTCCTCAGGCCCGAGATCGTGGCGCTCGTCACCTTGCTCTTCTTCACCGGCGCGACCGGCAAGTCGGCGCAGATCCCGCTCTATGTCTGGCTCCCCGACGCGATGCAAGGGCCTACGCCCGTCAGCGCGCTGATCCACGCGGCGACGATGGTGACCGCCGGCGTTTACATGACGGCGCGCCTCAACTTTCTCTTCACGCTGGCGCCCGAGACGCTCGCCGTCGTCGCAGCCATCGGCGCCCTCACGGCGATTTTTGCCGCGACCATCGCCGTTGCCCAAAACGACATCAAGCGCGTGCTGGCCTATTCCACGGTCAGCCAATTGGGTTACATGTTTCTCGCCGTCGGCGTCGGCGCCTTCAGCGCGGCCGTGTTCCATCTCTTCACGCACGCTTTTTTCAAGGCCTGTCTGTTTCTCGGATCGGGAAGCGTCATCCACGCGCTCGATGGAGAACAAGATATGCGGAAGATGGGCGGTCTCCGGCGCCATCTGCCGGTCACTTACTGGACTTACCTGATCGCTGCCCTGGCGATTTCCGGCGCGCCGCTCACGGCAGGGTTTTTTTCCAAGGACCGGATTCTGTGGGAGGTCTATGCGAGCCGGTCGATCGCGCTTTGGGGGATGGCATGGCTCACGGCGGGACTGACAGCTTTTTACATGTTCCGCCAGTTCTTCATGGTGTTTCATGGCCCGTCGCGCGTGCCCGAGCCGTCCCGATCTCATATTCATGAATCGCCGCGGGTCATGACCGCGCCGCTGATCGTCCTCGCGCTGGGCTCGATCTTCGCCGGCTGGCTGGCCACGCCAGAGTTTATGTGGGGCGGCGTGTGGGATCATTGGCTGCAGCCGGTGTTCGGCGGGCCTAAAGCGGCGGAGCATCATGCGCTGAGCGAAGAACTATTTCTGATGGCGCTCACAGTCGGATTAGGCGCGCTCGGTGCCCTGGTCGCGTACTTTCTCTACGGCCGCGACAGCAAGATCGCGGAGCGAATCGCCGCCGGCGCACTCTATCGATGGCTCGGTAACAAATACTACGTCGATGAACTTTACGACCGGCTCTTCGTGCAGCCCTTCACTGCGTGGTCCAACTGGCTGGCGCGGCGCTTCGATCCCGGATTCATCGACGGCATCGTCAACGGCGTCGCCGCGAGCGTGCGCGCGAGAAGCCTCTCGTGGCGCCGGCTTCAGAGCGGCAACGTGCAACACTACCTGTTCGCCTTTCTGGCCGGAACGCTTTTGATCTTCGCGTATTTTTTGAGGTGGTGA
- a CDS encoding NADH-quinone oxidoreductase subunit J, producing MILFFILAVLSVVFSLLVIFRRNVVHNAMALAATLFLVSVLFITLDAPMVGALQVLVYAGAIMILFLFVIMLLNPAALEPRPAVWWTAGSLASLALLWELVALFFYRPADFQPSPVAGNFGAPEALARSLFTDYALPFEIASVLLLVAIIGAVTLGKKAS from the coding sequence ATGATCCTCTTTTTCATCCTCGCCGTTCTTTCGGTCGTGTTCTCTCTGCTCGTCATTTTTCGCCGCAACGTGGTTCATAACGCGATGGCGCTCGCGGCGACGCTCTTCCTGGTCTCCGTTTTGTTTATCACGCTGGATGCCCCGATGGTCGGCGCGCTGCAGGTGCTGGTCTACGCCGGCGCGATCATGATTCTCTTTCTTTTCGTCATCATGCTGCTGAATCCGGCGGCGCTGGAGCCGCGGCCGGCCGTCTGGTGGACCGCCGGCTCGCTCGCGTCGCTGGCGCTCCTCTGGGAGCTGGTCGCGCTGTTTTTTTACCGGCCGGCGGATTTCCAGCCGTCGCCCGTCGCCGGAAACTTCGGCGCGCCGGAGGCGCTGGCCCGGAGCCTCTTCACCGATTACGCTCTGCCTTTCGAGATCGCCTCGGTTCTCCTCCTGGTCGCGATCATCGGCGCGGTGACGCTGGGGAAGAAAGCGAGCTGA
- a CDS encoding LysR family transcriptional regulator codes for MTLHQLKVFVKVAEMQSFTQAAKALRLTQPSVSALVQDLVAELRYKLFERRGAKVFLTKEGNILLRRTQEALAIIEETKDEIDEIHGLKKGKLSIGACAIAGASFLPGALQSFKESHPGIDIGLKIQRSIALEKMLVEGEFDVAILGCVPRSANLRGILYKREDILVVAPPDHPLNRKRTVPLTLLAKASLIAQQKGSLVRDMVEEKFAEKGLRFAPLLEIDIDRGGWEAIKASVVSGLGIGFLCKQHIESDLKAGRLKELRVPGLDLKRPVYIAFRKNRQRFSAVEAFVEFVKDYRGQ; via the coding sequence ATGACGCTGCACCAACTGAAAGTATTCGTCAAGGTGGCTGAAATGCAAAGTTTCACGCAAGCGGCAAAGGCGCTGCGTCTCACCCAGCCTTCGGTTTCCGCCCTGGTACAGGACTTGGTCGCCGAACTGAGGTACAAATTGTTCGAGCGGCGGGGAGCGAAGGTTTTTCTAACAAAGGAGGGAAATATCCTCCTGCGCCGCACCCAGGAGGCCCTCGCCATCATCGAGGAAACCAAGGACGAGATCGACGAAATCCACGGGCTAAAGAAGGGAAAGCTCTCCATCGGCGCGTGCGCCATCGCCGGAGCGTCTTTTCTTCCCGGCGCTCTTCAGTCTTTCAAGGAGTCTCATCCGGGAATCGATATCGGCTTGAAAATTCAGCGCAGCATCGCTTTGGAAAAGATGCTCGTGGAGGGAGAATTCGATGTCGCGATTCTCGGTTGCGTGCCCCGCTCGGCCAATTTACGCGGCATACTTTACAAGCGCGAAGACATCTTGGTCGTCGCGCCGCCGGACCATCCGCTCAACAGAAAGCGCACCGTCCCCTTGACGCTGCTTGCCAAGGCGTCCTTGATCGCCCAGCAGAAAGGCAGCCTCGTGCGCGACATGGTGGAAGAAAAATTCGCTGAGAAGGGACTTCGGTTCGCTCCCCTGTTGGAGATCGATATCGACCGGGGCGGCTGGGAAGCCATCAAGGCGTCCGTGGTGAGCGGCCTTGGAATCGGCTTTCTTTGCAAGCAACACATCGAATCGGACCTCAAGGCCGGCAGACTCAAAGAGCTCCGTGTCCCGGGGCTGGATCTAAAACGCCCCGTTTACATCGCCTTTCGAAAAAACCGCCAGCGGTTTTCCGCCGTCGAGGCATTCGTTGAATTTGTAAAAGACTACAGAGGTCAGTGA
- a CDS encoding ABC transporter substrate-binding protein: MPIAVVSLLIAFQAGWCPPAWAAAVEKVLAEINQLPADQRQKRLEDGARKEGRLSWYSNANLDQMRHLADGFMKRYPEIKIEYWRGGGNRVTDRVLLEHRAGKLDADIVGMPFEAGLSIKNAGVWARYHSPESKYYSKMFFDPEGYWHSSHLAISVIGYNTNLVRMEEAPKDYPDLLSPKWKSEISIDTEPERVVMGWLIKWGEQKTRNFLKGVMQNGAIPRRGKTLQTQLLCGGEFKIALDLLAARVAQYRNDLRCPSALVFPNPTVGTVANLDGITTAAQRPHAAALFIDYILGADGSKILANTGRIVGRKGVKSRYEELSNLEEKNIPLLLIAPEAAQKLADATQQIVAEILIRRQF; this comes from the coding sequence ATGCCTATTGCAGTTGTATCACTCCTGATCGCTTTTCAGGCGGGTTGGTGCCCTCCTGCTTGGGCCGCGGCCGTCGAAAAGGTTTTGGCGGAAATCAACCAGTTGCCTGCCGACCAAAGACAAAAAAGGCTCGAGGACGGAGCTCGAAAAGAAGGCCGCCTCAGTTGGTATTCCAACGCCAACCTCGATCAAATGCGCCACCTCGCCGATGGATTCATGAAGCGATACCCGGAGATAAAAATAGAGTACTGGCGCGGTGGGGGTAATCGGGTAACCGATCGCGTGCTTCTTGAGCATCGCGCCGGCAAGCTGGATGCCGATATCGTTGGAATGCCGTTTGAGGCGGGACTATCGATAAAAAACGCCGGTGTTTGGGCGAGGTATCACTCACCTGAAAGTAAATATTATTCCAAGATGTTCTTCGACCCTGAAGGATACTGGCACTCCAGCCATCTCGCCATCAGCGTCATCGGTTACAATACCAATCTGGTGAGAATGGAAGAGGCGCCAAAAGACTATCCTGACCTGTTAAGTCCCAAGTGGAAAAGCGAGATTTCCATAGACACGGAACCCGAGCGCGTAGTGATGGGATGGTTGATAAAATGGGGCGAACAAAAAACCCGCAATTTTCTCAAAGGCGTGATGCAAAATGGAGCCATTCCCCGGCGCGGCAAAACTCTCCAAACGCAACTCCTTTGCGGCGGTGAATTTAAGATCGCCCTCGATCTATTGGCTGCAAGGGTCGCCCAATATAGAAACGACTTGAGATGCCCGTCGGCTCTTGTTTTTCCGAACCCCACCGTCGGGACGGTGGCCAACCTGGATGGCATCACGACGGCTGCGCAACGGCCCCATGCAGCAGCCCTGTTTATAGACTATATTCTCGGCGCCGACGGCTCGAAGATATTGGCGAATACGGGGCGAATCGTCGGGCGCAAAGGCGTCAAATCCCGGTACGAAGAGCTCTCGAACCTCGAAGAGAAAAACATCCCCCTCCTTCTCATTGCTCCCGAGGCGGCTCAAAAGCTTGCGGACGCTACACAGCAAATCGTCGCTGAAATCTTGATTCGTCGTCAGTTCTGA
- a CDS encoding phosphodiester glycosidase family protein translates to MARGRARILWILFFLLTFPSRSLTQAPIHRLKNSPGLAVTDLGSWKVIYKGAEFRKVRLERAEPYHWLELKLVRLDTRWIEPRVVRSSQFNLKSANVKTLAEKSGAIAMINANYFDEKGLPLGFLKTAHEANLNLSKSPLYTGVFAIKDRAPFIAHRDEFVPHQADEGLQAGPLLLAKGAPLSVTRGADRQFRRSVIGMDSNQKLIVAVTDTFFGGLTWVELQEFFGSAEWQAQTSDLLNLDGGGSTQLHVRGAQFEEYVPGTVEVPVAIGLFAAK, encoded by the coding sequence ATGGCGCGCGGACGAGCAAGAATTCTCTGGATATTGTTTTTTCTGCTGACATTCCCGTCCAGAAGCTTAACGCAAGCGCCGATCCATAGACTCAAGAACAGTCCCGGCCTCGCGGTAACGGACCTGGGGAGCTGGAAGGTCATCTATAAAGGAGCCGAATTCCGCAAGGTGAGGCTTGAGCGCGCCGAGCCGTATCATTGGCTCGAGCTCAAGCTCGTTCGCCTGGATACCCGATGGATCGAGCCGCGCGTCGTCCGCAGCTCGCAATTCAACCTCAAGAGCGCCAACGTGAAGACGCTGGCGGAAAAGAGCGGCGCCATCGCGATGATCAACGCCAATTACTTCGACGAAAAGGGACTGCCGCTGGGGTTTCTCAAAACCGCCCATGAAGCCAACCTCAACCTCTCCAAAAGTCCCCTCTATACGGGCGTCTTTGCCATCAAAGACCGCGCGCCGTTCATCGCGCACCGAGACGAATTCGTACCCCACCAGGCCGACGAGGGTCTCCAGGCGGGTCCATTGCTGCTGGCGAAAGGCGCCCCCTTGAGCGTGACGCGCGGCGCCGACCGGCAATTCCGCCGTTCGGTCATCGGCATGGACTCTAACCAGAAGTTGATCGTCGCCGTTACCGATACGTTCTTCGGTGGTCTTACCTGGGTGGAGCTGCAGGAATTTTTCGGCTCGGCCGAGTGGCAGGCGCAGACATCCGACCTGCTCAACCTCGACGGCGGCGGCTCGACGCAGCTCCACGTCAGGGGGGCTCAGTTCGAGGAATACGTGCCGGGCACGGTCGAAGTCCCCGTCGCCATCGGTCTCTTCGCGGCGAAGTAA
- a CDS encoding substrate-binding domain-containing protein has translation MLLRRAQEALAIIEGTKDEIDEIQGLRKEKLNVGGSGLAASFLPAAIQTFKRAHPEIEVTLTIDRSRNLENGLLEGDLDIGVLSHVHSPLLAHTLYGEDDLIVIASPNHPLTKKHSVPLELLAREPSVMFERGGLMYDMIQRRFAESRISFNPTLEVKTRSIARDAIKSAVSNGIGIGFIAKRHVEADIKAGRLKRLKVPEFNLKRQMYVVTHKKRNSGTPVKEFKDFLLQYKNEG, from the coding sequence GTGCTTCTTCGCCGCGCGCAGGAAGCCCTCGCCATTATCGAGGGAACGAAGGATGAGATCGATGAGATTCAAGGGCTGAGGAAGGAAAAGCTTAACGTAGGAGGATCGGGTCTTGCGGCTTCCTTTTTGCCTGCGGCAATCCAAACCTTCAAGAGGGCACATCCGGAAATCGAGGTCACATTGACCATCGATAGGAGCAGGAATCTAGAAAATGGACTTTTAGAAGGCGATCTGGACATCGGGGTCCTAAGTCACGTCCATTCTCCCCTTTTAGCGCATACGCTCTATGGCGAAGACGACCTGATCGTCATTGCGTCACCTAACCACCCGCTAACCAAGAAACATTCCGTGCCGCTCGAGCTTCTGGCGCGGGAGCCTTCGGTGATGTTCGAGAGAGGCGGACTCATGTATGACATGATCCAAAGAAGATTTGCCGAAAGCAGGATATCGTTTAACCCCACCTTGGAAGTGAAAACCCGTTCGATTGCCAGAGACGCGATTAAGAGCGCGGTTTCCAATGGGATCGGCATTGGATTTATAGCTAAGCGCCACGTAGAGGCCGATATAAAAGCGGGACGATTAAAGAGACTCAAAGTTCCCGAATTCAATTTGAAGCGGCAAATGTATGTGGTAACCCATAAGAAGCGGAACAGCGGTACACCGGTTAAAGAATTCAAAGATTTCCTATTGCAGTATAAAAACGAGGGATGA
- a CDS encoding NADH-quinone oxidoreductase subunit N — translation METNLTPLLPSAEVLLTALAALVLDLFVPKKEKGLLVWISLVGLAIAGGMAVFLRDGQGGAFQNTILLDRFAFFFTLFFLGAAALTILSSVQYVRETEIREGEFYVLVLLAAFGMILMAAANDLILFFLGLETMSIAVYVLTGIWRERAEAAEAAMKYFLIGAFATGFLLYGIALIYGTTGSTQLARVASALKPDGGQPSLLLLTGVFLVLIGLAFKVAAVPFHFWVPDVYEGAPTPITAFMAVAVKAAAFAGWARIFLHSLSPLQGEWTVPVKALAILTMTVGNVVAISQSSVKRMLAYSSIAHAGYLLIALVAGGAAGGQALLFYLLSYAAMTLGAFAVLIALKDGARDNEAYGDFAGLGFKRPFLGMAMALFMLSLAGFPPLGGFTGKFYLFSSAVTTGHVDLAIIGALNSLLSVVYYLRVIVMMYMEEGGAEGKSFARAPYLYLAIAVAVLGTIYLGVFPAPALDLSLNAFSSLR, via the coding sequence GTGGAAACTAACCTCACGCCTCTTCTCCCGTCGGCCGAAGTGCTCTTGACCGCGCTCGCGGCGCTGGTCCTGGACCTGTTCGTCCCTAAAAAGGAGAAGGGCCTTCTCGTCTGGATCAGCCTCGTCGGCCTCGCGATCGCGGGCGGGATGGCGGTTTTTCTTCGCGACGGCCAGGGAGGCGCGTTTCAGAATACCATCCTGCTCGATCGTTTCGCGTTTTTCTTCACGCTGTTTTTTCTCGGCGCCGCCGCGCTGACGATTCTCTCTTCGGTTCAATACGTGCGGGAAACCGAGATTCGCGAGGGAGAATTCTACGTGCTCGTCTTGCTCGCCGCGTTCGGGATGATTCTCATGGCCGCGGCCAACGATCTCATCCTCTTTTTTCTCGGCCTGGAGACGATGTCGATCGCCGTCTACGTTCTGACCGGGATATGGCGCGAGCGCGCCGAGGCGGCGGAGGCGGCGATGAAATATTTTCTCATCGGCGCGTTCGCCACCGGCTTTCTGCTCTACGGCATCGCGCTTATCTACGGCACGACCGGCTCGACGCAGCTCGCGCGCGTCGCCTCGGCGCTGAAACCGGATGGAGGTCAGCCATCGCTGTTGCTTCTCACGGGCGTTTTTCTCGTGCTCATCGGCCTTGCGTTTAAAGTCGCCGCAGTGCCGTTTCATTTCTGGGTGCCGGACGTCTACGAAGGCGCGCCCACTCCGATCACGGCTTTCATGGCGGTCGCGGTCAAAGCCGCCGCTTTCGCCGGCTGGGCGCGGATCTTTCTCCACTCATTGTCGCCGCTGCAAGGCGAGTGGACGGTGCCTGTCAAGGCGCTGGCGATTCTCACGATGACCGTGGGAAACGTCGTCGCGATCTCGCAGTCGAGCGTCAAGCGGATGCTCGCCTACTCGAGCATCGCCCACGCGGGGTACCTGCTCATCGCGCTGGTGGCCGGCGGCGCGGCGGGCGGACAGGCGCTGCTCTTTTATCTGCTGAGTTACGCGGCGATGACGCTCGGCGCGTTCGCCGTGCTCATCGCTTTAAAGGACGGCGCGAGAGACAACGAGGCCTACGGCGACTTCGCCGGGCTCGGCTTCAAGCGGCCGTTTCTGGGCATGGCGATGGCGCTGTTCATGCTCTCGCTCGCGGGCTTTCCGCCGCTCGGCGGCTTCACCGGGAAATTTTATCTTTTCAGCTCCGCGGTCACCACCGGCCACGTCGATCTCGCGATCATCGGCGCGCTCAACAGCCTTCTCTCCGTGGTCTATTATCTTCGTGTGATCGTGATGATGTACATGGAAGAGGGCGGGGCGGAAGGAAAATCGTTCGCCCGCGCGCCGTATCTCTATCTCGCGATCGCCGTCGCGGTGCTCGGAACGATCTATCTGGGAGTTTTTCCCGCGCCGGCGCTGGACCTCAGCCTCAATGCTTTTTCTTCCTTGCGCTGA
- a CDS encoding NADH-quinone oxidoreductase subunit M: protein MKDLSLLVFLPTLGAAALLFIPRRQTSALFKAALGVSLLAFLQSLWILWRFDPNTGAMQLVERLRWIPAYGIEYAVGIDGLSLFLVLLTAFLTPVAILASWTIHDRVKEYLFFMLFLETGMLGALVAVDLFLFYVFWEVMLVPMYFLIGVWGGERRIYAAVKFVIYTMAGSLLMLVGIIFLATRNFQVTQSLTFDLLRISNLNLPYDEQMWLFLAFALSFAIKVPLFPLHTWLPDAHVEAPTAGSVILAGVLLKMGTYGFLRFAIPLFPAAALSAAPWVVALAVVGIVYGAMVAMMQDDLKKLVAYSSVSHLGFVMLGLFAFNLQGIEGAVYQMLNHGLSTGALFLIVGMIYDRRHTRLIDDFGGLWKQIPIFSGFFLVVTLSSIGLPGLNGFVGEFLILLGAFATAPIWTAIAATGVVLGAITMLWMFRRVVFGPLARPENQRLEDMNAREICMLAPIIALIFFMGIYPQPFLSRMKSSARLVIERVESQKLAIPLIQGETVWEEKAARGN from the coding sequence GTGAAAGATTTAAGCCTCCTGGTTTTTCTTCCCACGCTGGGGGCGGCGGCGCTGCTTTTTATTCCCCGGCGCCAAACTTCGGCGCTGTTCAAGGCCGCGCTGGGGGTGAGCCTCCTCGCGTTTCTCCAGTCGCTGTGGATTCTCTGGCGCTTCGACCCGAATACCGGCGCGATGCAGCTCGTCGAGCGGCTTCGCTGGATTCCAGCCTATGGGATCGAGTACGCCGTCGGCATCGACGGCCTCAGTCTTTTTCTCGTTTTGCTCACGGCTTTCCTCACGCCGGTCGCAATCCTGGCGTCCTGGACGATCCACGACAGAGTTAAGGAGTATCTCTTTTTCATGCTGTTCCTCGAGACCGGCATGCTCGGCGCCCTGGTTGCCGTCGATCTGTTCCTCTTCTACGTCTTCTGGGAGGTGATGCTGGTGCCGATGTATTTTTTGATCGGCGTCTGGGGCGGCGAGCGCCGGATCTACGCCGCGGTCAAGTTCGTAATTTACACGATGGCCGGGAGCCTGCTCATGCTGGTCGGCATCATCTTTCTCGCGACGCGGAATTTTCAGGTGACCCAGAGCCTGACCTTCGACCTCCTCCGCATCTCGAATCTCAATCTTCCCTACGACGAGCAGATGTGGCTGTTCCTCGCCTTCGCGCTTTCGTTCGCCATCAAAGTCCCGCTGTTCCCGCTTCACACCTGGCTCCCCGACGCGCACGTCGAGGCGCCGACCGCCGGCTCGGTCATTCTCGCCGGCGTTCTCCTCAAGATGGGGACTTACGGTTTTTTACGCTTCGCGATTCCGTTGTTTCCCGCGGCCGCGCTTTCCGCGGCGCCGTGGGTCGTCGCGCTCGCGGTCGTCGGCATCGTCTACGGCGCCATGGTCGCGATGATGCAGGACGACCTTAAAAAGCTCGTCGCTTATTCGTCGGTGAGTCATCTGGGCTTCGTCATGCTGGGCCTGTTCGCGTTCAACCTTCAAGGCATCGAAGGTGCGGTCTACCAGATGCTCAACCACGGTCTCTCCACCGGCGCTTTGTTTCTTATAGTCGGCATGATCTACGACCGGCGGCACACGCGCCTGATCGACGACTTCGGCGGCTTGTGGAAGCAGATCCCGATTTTCTCCGGGTTTTTTCTCGTGGTCACTCTTTCTTCCATCGGGCTTCCTGGGCTCAACGGCTTCGTCGGCGAGTTTCTGATCCTGCTGGGCGCGTTCGCAACGGCCCCGATATGGACGGCAATCGCCGCCACCGGCGTCGTTCTCGGCGCGATCACCATGCTGTGGATGTTTCGCCGCGTGGTTTTCGGCCCTCTTGCGCGGCCGGAGAACCAGAGGCTCGAAGACATGAACGCGCGAGAGATCTGCATGTTGGCGCCGATCATAGCGTTGATCTTTTTCATGGGCATCTACCCCCAGCCTTTCTTAAGCCGGATGAAAAGCTCAGCTCGCCTGGTCATCGAGAGAGTCGAGAGCCAGAAGCTCGCTATCCCGCTGATCCAAGGCGAGACCGTCTGGGAGGAGAAAGCCGCGCGTGGAAACTAA
- the nuoK gene encoding NADH-quinone oxidoreductase subunit NuoK, producing MVPLPYYLALSAVLFVIGVAGVVIRRNIIVILMSIELMLNAVNLTFIAFARFLGSMDGQVIVFFVMTVAAAEAVVGLAIIISVFRHRQTLDPQDMQFLRW from the coding sequence TTGGTCCCGTTGCCTTACTATCTCGCGCTCAGCGCCGTGCTCTTCGTCATCGGCGTCGCCGGCGTCGTCATCCGGCGCAACATCATCGTCATACTGATGTCGATCGAGCTGATGCTGAACGCCGTCAATCTGACGTTCATCGCTTTCGCCCGCTTTCTCGGCTCGATGGACGGACAGGTGATCGTATTTTTCGTGATGACCGTAGCGGCGGCGGAAGCGGTGGTGGGGCTCGCGATCATCATCTCGGTCTTTCGCCACCGCCAGACCTTGGATCCCCAGGACATGCAGTTCCTCAGGTGGTAA